CGCCCCTTTTCTGGTCCTGAATCTGCTGTACACGAGGGACGAAACGGCAACGAGAGCGCCAGAGGAGATGAAGTGCATCAATGCTCCGAACCACCCGCCCTCTGGATGCAGTGGCGCCTGGAGCACACACACCACTGCGGTGCAGATCAATCCGGCCGCAGGGCCCAGGGCGAAACCCGCAATCATCAGGCCCACGTCTGCCGGTTCGTAGATGAGGAAATTCAGGAACATCGGAAATCGGAATACCAGGAAGAGCACGATTGAGACCGCCGACAGCATTCCCATTGCCGCCAGCCTGCGATATGGACTGTGAACACTCCGCTGCATAGCAAACCCTCCATGAGTGATGAATATAGAAAAGCCCCCAGGCTGTGGCCTGGGGGAATGGAGTCATCACCAACACGATGAAATGCCACCTTCTCCCATCCGGACTGTACCGTCGGTTCTGGAATCACACCAGATCAGCCGCGAAGCGGCTCGTGGACTGTGCTCTGCACTGGCTCATGCGGAGCTTACCACCGGTCGGGAATTGCACCCTGCCCTGAAGGCCACAGTATGAACTTCTCTTCTTAAATGATAGCACGCGCCGCGCGCTGCATCAATACCCCTCTGATCACCCTTCGGCCCCCCGCTCGCTCCTGTCCGATCGTTCCCACTTTCCGTGACTGACGTGATCAGCAATCACCCGTACGGATGATCACATATCGCCCGAGTTGGCGATGGTGTATCGATTCCATCAATGGTATCGTACCCCACACAACAGTATGGGGGTGTTAGCGTGCACCTTGCCGGACGGACCAGATCATTCGCAAGTCACATCCTGATAATCTGCTGCGTCGTTCTTGCCGCGGCCTCTGCTGGGGCTGCATGCCTTGCAGGCCCAGCCAACGCAGCGGCGTCGTCTGGTGTGAACGCCCTGCCGCTAGGCGCCGCAGTTGAGATGTCCTTGGCTCACAGCAATGCCATCCGATCAGCAGCGCTCAACCTGAAGCAGGCCGAGCTTGCGCATCAGAGGGCCTCCGCTCAGAACCTCTCGGAGCAGTCAGTGTACGCGGAACATGACGCGGGATTCGCCTTGGAGGAAGCCAGAGCCGCCTACAGATCAAGCGCGGCAAGGGTCATCTCCGATACGATCTCCTGCTGCTTTGATCTCCGCCTTGCTGAACTCAACATGGCAGCCAAGGAGCTCAGGCTCAGGGTGGCGATGGATTACTTCTCACAGGTTCAGTCCAGAGCCAAAGCCAGAATCGCCGGCCCACTCGAGCTTGCTTCCGCGGAAGCCGCCTCAGCCAGCGCGCGCCTCGAGGCGGAATGGGCGCGCGATTCGCTGGACGAGGCCTCTGCGCATCTTGCCAGATTCACAGGGCTCGCCCGCGATGCCCAGTTGCAGGTCGTCGACGTCATTCAGGAGTTGCCTCGAAGGATTGATGTAGATGCAGAGATCGCCGGAGCGATGGCCCACAGCCTCGATTTGCGGCAGCGGCAGAATGCACTCAGTCTCGCCGAGCTCAAACTGGAAGGAGTACTGGCGGCTGGATCGCCTCTTCTGGATCTGAAGGCAGCGGAGATTCGGGTGGAATTGGCCCGGCTGGCTCTCAGAGAAGTCTCCGACCTTCTAGAGGGCAAAGTGGTATCGGCCTGCAATGCAGTGCTCCGCTCGAAGGCGGACGTCCGAGTTCACGAGATCTCCCTCGATCTGGAACGGAAGAGGCTTCAGGTGATCACCGGCCAGGCTGCCGCGGGCCTAGCCAGCGCATCGGATGTCACATCATCTCAGGCCACCGTAATTGAAGCGGAGTATTCGCTGCTTGCCGCCGCTAAGGCTCACGTTCTTAACCAGCTTGAGCTGATCAGAATCGTAGGGGATAGCGCGGAATCGGCCGTGGCCGACCTCCTCGCGCCAAAGGCACAAGGAGGAGTGTAGAATGACTGGAGACCCCGGGAAGTCGCCGTGCAGGATTGCCCTTTGGCGCGCTCGCGTGATCCGCTGCGTGGCGTGCCTCAGATTCCTCCTAGTGGTCGCGCTGGCCATGGCTCCTGCCTGCACTGGTGTGGCTTCGTCAGCATCCGGGCCTGTGCACAATAGCCCGCCGCCAAGCGATGAATTGCTCGGCGAAGCGCCCACGTCAGGCAGGGAGATCAGCTGGCTCCGAATGGTGGTCTCCAATGATCCAGAGGTTCGCAAGGCCCGCTCGGTTGTGGATCTAGCCAGGCTGGCAGTGGATCAGCTGGTTTCCGAATCCGCTGTGCAAGTATCATTCGAAGCGACTCCAACAATGACACTCCACCCGTCTTCCATAGGGCTGACTGGTAGAGTATCCATAGTTGCCCGCTCGGGGCTATCCGCCATGATCTCATTCGATGGCTCGTCTTCAGACGCCGCCGGAACGGCTGGTTCGGCGTCGATCGCGTGCGCGTGTGACCTGGCGTCAGCTGTTCAAGGCCGTATGCCATCTCCTGACCTGATCACAGCGCAGGCGAAGCTCTCATTCGCTGAGAGGGCGCTGAAGCTGCGGGAGTGCGAAGCAGGGGCGCGGATTGTGACCGGCATTTTCTTTCTGCCTGCATACCGCCTAAGTGAGAGGGTGTGCGCAGACGAGGCTGACCTGGCCCAGGATCGCGTCGATACACTCCGGGCCGCGAGGGAGGCGGGCAGAGGATCCGAACATGCATTACATGAGGCCGTAGCAGCCCTGGAGGAACGCCTACTCGAGCTCCAGATCGCTCGCTCAGAGCGAGAGGCTCTGGCTGCAGGCCTGCAGGCGCAGGCTGTGGCGGCCGGCCTGAGTTCAGGCATCGCCCACACAGTGTCAGTCTGCAGTGTGATTGAGCTTGGGGAATCCCTCGGAACCGAGAGAGCATCTGAATCCACCCGCGGCCAGCCCGTTCAGGATGAAGAAGCTATCCAGTCCGCATGCCCAGCCGTAGAACTCGCACGCGGCGAGATGCTGGCCGCGGAGTCTGCACTGGCGCATGCCGGATCAGAGCACGCTCCCAGCCTCAGTGCCTGGATCCGAGTTGCGAGAGCCTACGACGATCAAGTCAGCTGGGCCCCAGCGCGATGGCAACTGGGCTGCACATTCTCTACAGCCTTCGGTGTCTCGGAGGAGGCAGCGCGTGCAGCCCGCTTGGCAGTGGCCGACCTCGCGAGAGCACAGGCGAGCCTGAACGCTGCACAGAAGGATGCAGTTGCAGCAGTGCAGGATTCCGTGACCAGCCTTACTCGGCTGTCGGCAGAAGTGAGGCTGAACCGGATGCGACTGGATTGGGCCGAGGATCACCTTTCCACTGTTCAAGCGCAGCATCAGGCGGGGCTCGTCTCAGGGTGCGATGTGGCCGCCTCCAGCCTGGAGAGAGACCGGGCAATGGCCAAGCTGGCCGTTTCCTGCAGCAGGCTCATTCACGAGCAGCTGAGGCTGAGCGCGCTCGGAGCCGACACGCAGTTCATTGAGGAGGTGGTATCGCTTGCCGAAGCTTCATACGCGCCGTAGCAGGCGTGGGGCATGGATGTTGGCAGCATTGGCAGCAGTCGCAGCTGCTCTGCTTGCCCTGCGGATGGGAGGCACGAGGAAGAGCGGCTATGAACCTCTCCTAGCTGCGGCGGCGGGCCTGTCTACTGTGCAGGTGTCCGCAGGTCCAATCTTGGAACAGATATCGTGTATCGGGTCTATCGTTCCCGTGAGAATGGCCATCCTGCGCTTCGGGGCGTCAGGCGTGGTGCGATCGGTGAATGTGAAAGAGGGCACTCCTGTCGCAGAGGGAGCGGTTGCATGCAGTCTCGATGCATCTCGCCTGGAGTATGAGAAGTTGAAGGCCGACAATGAGTGGCGCCGAGCCTGCCTTGAGTCGCCGCCTGGCATCATAGATGAGCGACTGGCCTCTCTCCGAGTTGCTGAGGCGGAACTCGCAGGCGCTGCAGCGGCAGCGCCCTTCACTGGGATCGCAGGAGCAATCCACGTGAGCAAAGGTGAATACGTGTCTCCCGGGCAACCCGCAATCACGCTGATGGATACCTCCTCCTTTGAGGTGGACATCGAGGTCGACGAGATAGACATCGCTCATGTGAAAGTGGGCATGTCCGCAGACATAACCCTAGATGCTATTCCCCATGTGGAGTTCCCAGGGTCGGTCCACTCAGTGGGAGCCGCCACTCGCCTGCGTGGAAACGTGGTGTCAATTCCAGTAAGGGTCAGCCTCGAAGCGAAGCACCCGCTCCTCAAACCGGGCATGACCGCTCATGTGAGGATCACATCCGGGGAGATCAGCGGAGTCCCGAGGATCCCGAATCGATCCTGGATTGATGTTGATGGTGAACCGTCGGTTGTAGCGGTGCGCGACGGCGTTCCCAGAGTAGTGAGGATCGCCACCGGGCTTTCCGATGACGCAAACACCCATGTCATTACGGGTTTGAGCCCCGGTGACACCATCATCGAAGATGCAGTGGCACTCCAGAACGTACTGCTACGCACAGGGGCAAAGAGCCGTTCGCTGACCTTCGGCATCGAGCGGGCTCCGTAGCAGCGTAAGCCATGCTGGAAGGGGGAAGGCTTCTTGGGTCCAACCGAAGTCCTGACGATTGCAGTTGAGAGCCTTCTGGCCAACAGAGGGCGGACCGCGTTATCCGCCCTGGGAATCATCATCGGAGTGGCATCAGTGATCACCATGATCTCAGTGGGCGCCAGTGCAGAGCGGCGCATAGGGGCGGATATAGCCGGGCTTGGGTCGAATCTCATCATTGTCGCCCCAAGCAATAAGCTGTCGAGGCCTGCCAGGGACTATGGCACGCTGCTTACTCCCGATCTGGCAGAAGACATATGCACCAGCTCACGCTCAATACGCGCCTCGGCCCCCGTAGTCGAAATCCACGCCACGCTGTATGGACCCGCTTCGCAATCATCTGCCACAGTCGCGGGAGTGACTCCCGACTATGGGCGCATCATGGCGCCTCGCATCGCCCTTGGCCGCGGAATCTCCGATAGCGACGTGGCGCGCTCGTCCTGTTCCATGGTTCTTGGATGGGCGATCGCATCACGGCTTTTCGGGGATTCGGATCCTGTCGGTCAAACCATCCGTGTTTCGCACGGGGAACGTCTCACTCACTTCATAGTCGTGGGCGTGACCGAGAAAAAAGCAAGCGTGTTCGTATCGAACTCCGCTGAGCAGGCTTTCATTCCCGTGACCTCAATGCTTCACAGGCTGCTTCACAGGCGCCATGTGGGAATGCTGCTGTTCCAAGCCGAATCCGGCTCCCATATTGCTGAAGCAATGGCCCACATAGAACGTCGTCTCTTGCTCGCCTCCGGAAGCCCCGACGCCTTCACTGTCACATCCCAGGAGGGGCTTCTGGACGCGATGAGGCAGGCAACAGCCACCATGACGCTGCTCCTCGGCGCCACGGCAGGGATAAGCCTGGTTGTCGGCGGAATAGGGATCATGAACACCCTGCTGGCCTCAGTGGCAGAGAGAACCCGCGAGGTAGGGCTTCGGAAATCCCTTGGCGCGCGAAACCGCGACATCATGCTTCAGTTCCTGGCCGAGTCGGTCGCCCTGAGCATCATGGGCGGAGCGCCCGGCCTTCTCGTGGGGTGGCTCGCCGGCGCTGCAATCGCAGATGCAGCGGGATGGCCCCACGGGTTCAGTGCATCCTCCGTAGTTGCAGCTCTGGGAGTCTCCTCCACTGTTGGAGTAGCATTCGGCATGTATCCTGCTCTCAAAGCTTCACGGATGAACCCCATAGTCGCCCTGAGGCAGGGCTGAGCGGTCAGGCGCCTGCTCCGCTGTTTCGTCCTGTGAAAATGGGCTCAATCTCAGTATCTGAACATGCCCCAGACTTCAGCGCCTGAGAGGCCACGGTATATCGTGGGGGTCTGCACCTTGCCGGGGTTCTTGTTCATCCAGTCATTAACATAGTATTCAGCGTACCTGAACGCCTCTTCAGTGGAAATCTCTCCATCGCGAGGACCCACCTGAAAGGCTCCGTCGGCGTAGTACCCGGGCTCCCTCATGCCCCCAACAAACTGGTATGTGAACACTCCGTGACCGAGCTGACTATCCTCCCACGAGACTTCGTCCTTGTCGCAGGCTGTGATCACGATGAAGCCACGGCTGGATAGGTTCTTCGCCATGACCTCAAAGCCGGTGGACCTTGTGAACCCCTTGGGCAACCACGCTGAAGCTGCCCTATACATACCTCCGGAGTGGCAGGAGTCGAAGACGAACACGCAGTGATCTGCATAGATATAGGCATCCACTAATGCATTGAGCTGAGCGTCGGAAATGAGGCTGCTAGATGAGCCGTTGTAGTCCTGTGGGACGATGTACTCAGTCGTCCCGTCCGACGACTGAGCGCCGTGGCCGGAGTAGAACATCATGAAGGTGTCGCCTGGGAATATCTCCTCGCCCATGCTTCGGATCGCGCTCTCAATCCCACTCCTGGTGGCCTGCTCATCGGTGAGCAGCACTACCTGCTTAGCCAGGTTGTTTTCCTGCCCCAACACCTGGTGGAAGTACTCCGCGTCCGGCGTTGCATACTGCAACGGGTTGACCGGCGTAGTGTAGTTGTTTATCCCGATCACGAGTATGTGAAGCGATCCCAGTGTACGCGCCCCGATGCCCGTGGTCTGCCCGTCCCGCACATCGCACCAAGTCCGATATGAATCAAGGAACCGCGCATGGGTAATGGTTACGGAGTATGTGCCGGCCCTCAATCCGCCAATTCGGAAATACCCGCCAGTGTCGGTGTAGCCTACATACTGTCGGCCTGATCTCTCCACAAGGACTCGGGCGCCATCCAGCCCCACATAGGATCCGACCTTCGGCGCGGCGCCCATCACGATCATGGGCTGTTTAGCGCCTGCGGATGCTCCCTTGGCATCAACATTCCTCATTACCCATCCCTCGATGGCGCCTGTTCCGACCGGCTCTGGCCCGCAGCCCGCGCATACCAGAGACAAGACGACTGCCAGTAGGAGAAAGGCAGCCATATTGCGAGTTCTCACTTCAAGCACACCCCCGTACTCTCACCCTGGGCATGGCCTCAGGGTACAACCCACTATCGTATATGACCCAGGAATCCTCCTCATGTTCCGTGGCACTTAATTGCATTCTGGCATCATGCAAGCGCGACCTTGGGAGGGAAACCGACCCTGTTTGGGGAATAAGTACTGAGTACAGTTGATCCGAACATGGATTACGGAGGGAATGCATCTTGTCGCGATCCAGGTATGCTCATTTGATGTGCTTGGCGGTCCTCGTCTCCTGCCTCGCGACCGCCGCAAACGCCGCGCCTCTCCAAACCGGGCTTGGCTGGCGAGGTCCAGGGTTTTCACAGACCACATCAGCCAATGATCCTCTTCTCAAGTCCTTCCCCGAGCTCAGGACCTTGCCGTCGCCAGTCTGGGTCCGTGAAGGGCTGCGCGCGTACTATCAGGCCGCAGCGGCCACCGTGGCCAATCCTCTACCGGCCGCAAGAGATGGGGAGAAACCGCCCCTCCCGCGGGCAGCCGATATAGCTGCAACAACCCCTGTTGTCATACGCACAGACGTGGTCGCGATGGCCACGCGTTTCTCTGCCACGTACTCGACGGTTTTCACTGGGGACTTGATGATTCCGTGGGAGGATGTGTCGGGAACCGGGTATGCAGCCACTGGCGACTTCTGGGTGAACCCGGTGATATTCCGCGACCTAGAGAAAAAACCGAGGCCCCCGCTCTTAACAGAGAAAATGCAGTTCTCCGTTGCAGGCAAGAACTACTCCGCGGTGCGATTCGACTACTCTGAGGCGGAGGGCTCGAAACACTACACCTGGATCCTGGAGTCCAATACTGGCCTCCTTCTCTACAATGCGATCTGGACCGTTCTTACCGATCGGAAGCTCGCGCACGTGTCGGTAGCGGAGTTCATTTCCTCGAGAACAGTATCCACGCCGTGGATCGGCGGCGCCGTCCCTGCCTGGGTCAAGCCTGGT
Above is a genomic segment from Clostridia bacterium containing:
- a CDS encoding ECF transporter S component, with the protein product MQRSVHSPYRRLAAMGMLSAVSIVLFLVFRFPMFLNFLIYEPADVGLMIAGFALGPAAGLICTAVVCVLQAPLHPEGGWFGALMHFISSGALVAVSSLVYSRFRTRKGAYVGLLAGSAAMVGAMIPANLILTPVFYHLSRADVWAIIGPIISFNLVKAGVNAMITAFAYKPLSRYIRGYAEGGSGMPRASRQDESAAR
- a CDS encoding TolC family protein, with amino-acid sequence MTGDPGKSPCRIALWRARVIRCVACLRFLLVVALAMAPACTGVASSASGPVHNSPPPSDELLGEAPTSGREISWLRMVVSNDPEVRKARSVVDLARLAVDQLVSESAVQVSFEATPTMTLHPSSIGLTGRVSIVARSGLSAMISFDGSSSDAAGTAGSASIACACDLASAVQGRMPSPDLITAQAKLSFAERALKLRECEAGARIVTGIFFLPAYRLSERVCADEADLAQDRVDTLRAAREAGRGSEHALHEAVAALEERLLELQIARSEREALAAGLQAQAVAAGLSSGIAHTVSVCSVIELGESLGTERASESTRGQPVQDEEAIQSACPAVELARGEMLAAESALAHAGSEHAPSLSAWIRVARAYDDQVSWAPARWQLGCTFSTAFGVSEEAARAARLAVADLARAQASLNAAQKDAVAAVQDSVTSLTRLSAEVRLNRMRLDWAEDHLSTVQAQHQAGLVSGCDVAASSLERDRAMAKLAVSCSRLIHEQLRLSALGADTQFIEEVVSLAEASYAP
- a CDS encoding caspase family protein, translated to MRTRNMAAFLLLAVVLSLVCAGCGPEPVGTGAIEGWVMRNVDAKGASAGAKQPMIVMGAAPKVGSYVGLDGARVLVERSGRQYVGYTDTGGYFRIGGLRAGTYSVTITHARFLDSYRTWCDVRDGQTTGIGARTLGSLHILVIGINNYTTPVNPLQYATPDAEYFHQVLGQENNLAKQVVLLTDEQATRSGIESAIRSMGEEIFPGDTFMMFYSGHGAQSSDGTTEYIVPQDYNGSSSSLISDAQLNALVDAYIYADHCVFVFDSCHSGGMYRAASAWLPKGFTRSTGFEVMAKNLSSRGFIVITACDKDEVSWEDSQLGHGVFTYQFVGGMREPGYYADGAFQVGPRDGEISTEEAFRYAEYYVNDWMNKNPGKVQTPTIYRGLSGAEVWGMFRY
- a CDS encoding ABC transporter permease, coding for MGPTEVLTIAVESLLANRGRTALSALGIIIGVASVITMISVGASAERRIGADIAGLGSNLIIVAPSNKLSRPARDYGTLLTPDLAEDICTSSRSIRASAPVVEIHATLYGPASQSSATVAGVTPDYGRIMAPRIALGRGISDSDVARSSCSMVLGWAIASRLFGDSDPVGQTIRVSHGERLTHFIVVGVTEKKASVFVSNSAEQAFIPVTSMLHRLLHRRHVGMLLFQAESGSHIAEAMAHIERRLLLASGSPDAFTVTSQEGLLDAMRQATATMTLLLGATAGISLVVGGIGIMNTLLASVAERTREVGLRKSLGARNRDIMLQFLAESVALSIMGGAPGLLVGWLAGAAIADAAGWPHGFSASSVVAALGVSSTVGVAFGMYPALKASRMNPIVALRQG
- a CDS encoding TolC family protein, with translation MHLAGRTRSFASHILIICCVVLAAASAGAACLAGPANAAASSGVNALPLGAAVEMSLAHSNAIRSAALNLKQAELAHQRASAQNLSEQSVYAEHDAGFALEEARAAYRSSAARVISDTISCCFDLRLAELNMAAKELRLRVAMDYFSQVQSRAKARIAGPLELASAEAASASARLEAEWARDSLDEASAHLARFTGLARDAQLQVVDVIQELPRRIDVDAEIAGAMAHSLDLRQRQNALSLAELKLEGVLAAGSPLLDLKAAEIRVELARLALREVSDLLEGKVVSACNAVLRSKADVRVHEISLDLERKRLQVITGQAAAGLASASDVTSSQATVIEAEYSLLAAAKAHVLNQLELIRIVGDSAESAVADLLAPKAQGGV
- a CDS encoding efflux RND transporter periplasmic adaptor subunit, whose translation is MAAVAAALLALRMGGTRKSGYEPLLAAAAGLSTVQVSAGPILEQISCIGSIVPVRMAILRFGASGVVRSVNVKEGTPVAEGAVACSLDASRLEYEKLKADNEWRRACLESPPGIIDERLASLRVAEAELAGAAAAAPFTGIAGAIHVSKGEYVSPGQPAITLMDTSSFEVDIEVDEIDIAHVKVGMSADITLDAIPHVEFPGSVHSVGAATRLRGNVVSIPVRVSLEAKHPLLKPGMTAHVRITSGEISGVPRIPNRSWIDVDGEPSVVAVRDGVPRVVRIATGLSDDANTHVITGLSPGDTIIEDAVALQNVLLRTGAKSRSLTFGIERAP